In Agrococcus jenensis, the genomic window GTCACACCAGCGGGTCGGTCGGCAGCACCCGCTCCGCCTCGAACGACGGATGCGCGAGCACCCGGCCGATCAGCCGCGCGCTGCCGCCGATGAGCGTCGTGTCGAGGTCCAGGTCGGTCGCGACCATCCATGCGGGAGACGCGTCGGGCTCGGCCGGCCAGAGCAGGTTGGGCGTGCGCCCGTCGCCCTCCCACCCTCCGGGCCGCCAGCCCAGCCCTGCTGCCTCGACCCACGTCGGGTCGGTCAACGAGACGAGCCGCCCGCGCAGCAGCACGTGCCCGCGCCCCTGGTGCTCCCTCGGCAGTCCGAGTACGTGGCCATGCCGCATCGCGTCGACGACGTCAGGATCGATGGACGCGCGCAGTTCGGCGATGTGCGCATCCTCGGCGTCGCGCCGAGCGCGCCAGTCGGCGAGCAGACCGCTCATCGAGTCATCAGCCGCGGCGAAGACGCTGACCGAGCTCATGTCGAGCCCGCTCCCCTCCCAGACCGCGGCGAGCACGTCGGCCTCGCCGTGCTCGTCGAGCAGCAACTGCGCGAGCGCGGTCAGCAGCGGCAGCGGGATGTCGCCCTGGTGCGGCTCGTTCAGCCAGCCACCATCGGGCATCTCGAACTGCTGCTCGCCGAAGCGGGCGAGCCACGCCGTGTACGGCTGGCTGCGGCTCGCGCGATCGCCGATCAGCTCGGCAGCCTCCGCCCAGGTGATCTCGCGCGACGCGAACTGGAGGTTGCCCCACGCATCCATCTCGTCCGTCGGCACGTCGAGCGACGCCGGGTGCAGGATGCGCGCGCACGCCTCGAAGACGGGCGGCACGACCGCGCTGACCGAGAAGTCCTCGCGCAGCGCCTCCTGCACCCATCGCGCGACCTCGACCTCGTGCTCGACGCGGAGCGGCCCGGCCATCGCCCGAGCCTCAGTCGATCCGCGTGCGGTGGAAGCTCTGGAACGAGCGGGACGCCGTCGGTCCGCGCTGCCCCTGGTAGCGGTTGAGGTTCGGGCCCTGCCCGTACGGGTGCTCCGAGGGCGACGAGAGCTGGAAGTAGCAGACCTGCCCGATCTTCATGCCCGGCCACAGCTTGATCGGCAGCGTCGACACGTTCGAGAGCTCGAGCGTGACGTGGCCCGAGAAGCCCGGGTCGATGAAGCCAGCGGTCGAGTGCGTCAAGAGCCCCAGGCGTCCGAGCGACGACTTGCCCTCGAGGCGGGCGGCGACGTCGTCCGGGAGCGTCACGCGCTCGTACGTGGCGCCGAGCACGAACTCGCCCGGGTGCAGGATGAACGCCTCGTCCGGCCCGACCTCGACGAGCCGCGTGAGCTCAGGCTGGTCCTCGGCGGGATCGATGAACGGGTACTTGTGGTTGTCGAACAGCCGGAAGCCCTTGTCGAGCCGCACGTCGACGCTCGACGGCTGCACCATGCCGAGGTCGAGGGGGTCGAGGGCAAGGTCGCCGGACGCGAGTCGGGCGCGGATGTCGCGGTCGCTGAGCAGCACGCGCCGAGCGTATCGCCCGCCATCTCGCCCATGTCGCGCTCAGCCTGGAGGAGGAAGATGGAGGCACGACGATCGGCGGAGGAGGCGACCATGGCGGTACATCGCAATCGGCGCCTCGAGGACTGGATCGACCTCGCGGCTGCCGCGATCGAGCGGGCGCGCGCGTCGCTCGGCGACGCCGAGGTCGCGCGCCGCACCGAGGCCTCGGTCTCGGACGCCGACTACGAGACCACCGTGCGCGTGCTGCGCACACTGGGCCGCGACCTGCAGTCCACCGGCCCCGACCTGAGCGCGCTCGATGCGCGGCTGCGCGGCGCGGCCCACGGCGAGCACGCACCGCACGTTCCGTCGGCGCCGGAGGATGCGGCGGAAGACGCCGGGGACGCTCCTGCAGCGGGGCGCCCGCTCGAGCGCGGCCCGCAGGCGACGCTCGACGAGCTGTCCGCAGACGACCTGAACGAGCGCGGGGTGCGCCCGGCCGACCTCGCGAAGCGGCTCGCGCGGCTGCGGAACCCGATCATGCCCCACCCGCGTCAGGGCCGAGCCAAGTAGGTCCGGCTCAGCGCGCCCAGACGCCGCGCGCGACGCAGTAGACGCCGTAGACGATCAGTCCGACGGCGATCGCGACGAGCGCGACCACGCCGCCCGGGACCGTGGTGAGCGACTGGAGCGCGCCGTCGAGGCCGCCGGTCTCGCCCGGGTCGTGCCGCACGGCCCCGACGACGAACAGGCCGCCGACGATCGTCACCGCGACCCCCTTCGCGATGAAGCCCGGGGCGCCGAGCGCCTCGACGATGCGTCGGAAGCGCCGCGGCGGGGCGACGTCCTCGAAGAACGTGCGCCGGGCGCCGCGGATCACGAAGGCGATGCCGACGCCGGCGATCACCAGTCCGGCGACGCCGAGCAGCCACGGCCCGACCGGATGCTGCAGCACGCCCGTCGAGAACGACTCCGTCGCGTCCTCGCCGTCGACCGACCCGCCGAGCGCGAAGACGAGCGCGGTGCCGCCGACGACCGCGTGGCCGATGCCGCGGCCCGCCGCGCGCATCGCGTTGCGCCGCTCGTCGCGCGAGTCCGCGACGGCGATCACGAACGCGTGCAGCGCGAGCGCGACGAGCGCGACCCCGACCACCCACAGCGCCAGGCCGCCGACCGGAGTCTCGCGCAGGGCGCGCATCGCACCGGACTGATCGGCCGAGCCGCCAGCCCCGAACGCGACGCTCAGGCCGATGCCGCCGATCACCACGTGCACGACGCCGTTCGCCGACTGCCCCGCCGCCTCGACCCAGGAGGTCGCGCGGTGGTCCTCGACTCCCGCTGCGGCGTCCTGCGCCTTGCGTGCCGGGCTGTGGGATGCGCCGCCCGCGCCGTCGGCGCGCGCCGGCACCTCCGGCCGCGCGTCGCCCGTCATCGTCCGCCGGTTCAGCGTGACCAGAGGCCGCGGGCGAAGCAGTAGACGCCGTAGAGCATGAGCCCGACCGCGATGGCGATGAGCGCGATCACGCCGCCCGGCACGGTCGTGAGCGACTGGAGCGCGCCATCGAGGCCACCGGCCTCCTCCGGGTCGTGCCGCACAGCCGCGATGACGAAGAGCGCACCGACGATGACGATCGCGACGCCCTTCGCGATGTAGCCGGCGGTCCCGAGGACGTCGACGAGGCGGCGCCAGCGGGCGGGCGGCGCGACGTCCTCGCGGAACTTGCGCTTGGCGCCCTTGACGACGAAGTAGACGCCGATGGCGGCGATGCCCGCGCCGATGAGACCGACGAGCAGGGCACCGAACGGGTTCGACATGAGCTGCGCCGAGAACGACTCGGTCTGCGACTCGCCGTCCGAGGTGCCGCCCGTCGCGACGACGAGCGCCGTGGCACCGACGGCGGCGTAGGCCACGCCGCGTCCGGCCTCCTTGAGCGCGTCCTTCCACCCGCGGCGCGACGCAGCCACGGCCGCGACGAACGCGAGCAGCGCGAGCGCGATCAGCGCGAGCCCGACCGCCCAGAGCGCCACGCTGCCGAGCGGCGACTCCTGGATCGCCCGCATGGCCCCGGACTGATCGGCCGAGCCGCCGCCGCCGAACGCGACGCCGAGCGCGATGGCGCCGATCGCGAAGTGCACGATGCCGTTGGCGATCTGACCGGCACCCGTGACCCAGTCCGCCGCGCGATGCCGCTCGGCACCCGCCGCCGCATCCTGTGCCTTGTCGGTCGCCCAGCCAGCCGCATCCTTGGCCGACGCCGCGGCGCTCGACCGCCCATCTCGGTTCATGACCCCACGCTAACGCTCAAGAGTGTCGATGGTTTCTCATCAAGGATCTGG contains:
- a CDS encoding DUF1206 domain-containing protein, with the protein product MTGDARPEVPARADGAGGASHSPARKAQDAAAGVEDHRATSWVEAAGQSANGVVHVVIGGIGLSVAFGAGGSADQSGAMRALRETPVGGLALWVVGVALVALALHAFVIAVADSRDERRNAMRAAGRGIGHAVVGGTALVFALGGSVDGEDATESFSTGVLQHPVGPWLLGVAGLVIAGVGIAFVIRGARRTFFEDVAPPRRFRRIVEALGAPGFIAKGVAVTIVGGLFVVGAVRHDPGETGGLDGALQSLTTVPGGVVALVAIAVGLIVYGVYCVARGVWAR
- a CDS encoding DUF1206 domain-containing protein, which translates into the protein MNRDGRSSAAASAKDAAGWATDKAQDAAAGAERHRAADWVTGAGQIANGIVHFAIGAIALGVAFGGGGSADQSGAMRAIQESPLGSVALWAVGLALIALALLAFVAAVAASRRGWKDALKEAGRGVAYAAVGATALVVATGGTSDGESQTESFSAQLMSNPFGALLVGLIGAGIAAIGVYFVVKGAKRKFREDVAPPARWRRLVDVLGTAGYIAKGVAIVIVGALFVIAAVRHDPEEAGGLDGALQSLTTVPGGVIALIAIAVGLMLYGVYCFARGLWSR
- the dcd gene encoding dCTP deaminase, with the protein product MLLSDRDIRARLASGDLALDPLDLGMVQPSSVDVRLDKGFRLFDNHKYPFIDPAEDQPELTRLVEVGPDEAFILHPGEFVLGATYERVTLPDDVAARLEGKSSLGRLGLLTHSTAGFIDPGFSGHVTLELSNVSTLPIKLWPGMKIGQVCYFQLSSPSEHPYGQGPNLNRYQGQRGPTASRSFQSFHRTRID